The Actinoplanes sp. N902-109 genomic interval CCGGTCAGACCTTCAGGTGCGGAATGGCGTGCCGCGGGACCGGCGGCGCCGGGGTCAGCCCGTTGGACGCACGCCCGTCGAACTGGCGGAACGACAACGCCTCGGCGTCCAGACCGTCGTACAGCAGCTCCAGGTCGAGGCTGCCGACCGGCGGGTAGACCCGCTCGCGCGGCGGTTCCTGGCCCACTTCGAGCGCACCCTGCGCGACCATGAACTCGATGATCGCCTGGCGCACCGCCGGCAGCGTGACCGGCGAGTGGTAGATGACGTTCAGGGCCTGCATGCGCATCCCCTGGACGTGCTCCTCGCCCTTGTTGTCGTGGAAGTGCGGGTTGCGCGTCTCGATCTGCAGGATCGGCACCGAACCGGCCATCACGTCCGGGTCGCTGCTCTCCAGTACGCCACCGAACTGCTCGAACACGTCCATGTACTCGTACGGCTCGACCGCGAAACCGCCCGCCAGCCGCAGCTTGAGCCCGAGTTCGAGGCTCATGGCGTGCTCCCCGGCGTTGCCGGTCGCGATGACCTCGGTGCCGAAGCCGGAATACTCGGCGAGGAACTTGTTGAGCCACTCGTTGGTGATCTGCGAACTGCGGCCCTTGCGGCTGAAGAACAGCCGGCCGTCGCGCAGCTTGGGCTTGGAGTGCCAGGAGATCCGGACCATCGAGTACGGGCTGTCGGCCAGGTGCAGCCCGGCCGCATAGGCCTTGCAGTACTCGTTCACGGCCCCGGGCACGTAATTGTCGGCGTCGACATAGCCGAGGTAGCGACGCCCGGTCATCGCCGCCACCGCCATGCCGATCAGCATGGCCTCGCCCTTGCCGTTGCGGACCAGGCCGTCGTCGCCGATCAATTCCTCCATGCCGGCGGCTTTGAACGCGGCGGCCAGCCCTGGATCTTTCTGGTGCACGGCAACCGCGGAACGACCGGCGAGCCGGCAGAACTGTTCCAGGGTCTGCGATTCGATCTCGTAGCGGTCGACGGGACGCCTGTCACTGTTGGAGACAAGCACAATGAGACAGTCGTGCGGAATTCCGGAGAGCACGCCTTCGATGACGCTTCGTGTCTCATTCATGCAGGGGACGACGATTACCATTTGCGACTCGACAGCGCGCATTGCTTCCGGCGGCACGACGCGGCTACCAGCCGAAAGGTTCGGCTGACCAGTGTCGTGCACGGCGCCCGAGTCAAGCTCGATCACCCTCTGCAGCTCATGAATCCGGACCGCGCCGAAGCGCTCACTCCGGAAAGAATCAGCCAGTCGCATGCGGCGAGGCTACCTGCTCGGCGCCACCCGGAAACCCCTGAACAGTGCACAATTCGATGACGACGTCAATTACGTAAGCGGGACGTAACGCCCAGGTTTCAGGTAATCATCGCGTCACTCGTTCCGGGCCACGGAAAGCCGCGACCCGGAACACAACGCGATCAGGCGGTCTCGGTGATCGGCCGGTCGACCCAGCTCATCATGCCGCGCAGCTTGCCGCCGGTGATCTCGATCGGGTGCTGGGTGCCCTGCTCGCGGTACTTGGCCAGCAGCGGGCCGCCGGCCTCGTCGTCCTCGATCAGCTCACGGGTGAACTGCCCCGACTGGATCTCGGAGAGGATCTTCTTCATCTCCTCCTTGACCGACGCATTGATCACGCGCGGGCCACGGGTGTAGTCACCGAACTCGGCGGTGTCCGAGATGCTGTAGCGCATCCGCTGGATGCCGCCCTCGTACATGAGGTCGACGATCAGCTTCAGCTCGTGCAGGCACTCGAAATAGGCGATCTCCGGCGCGTAACCGGCCTCGGTGAGCACCTCGAAGCCGGTCTGCACCAGCGCCGCCGTGCCACCGCAGAGCACCGCCTGCTCACCGAACAGGTCGGTCTCGGTCTCCTCCTTGAACGTCGTCTTGATGACGCCTGCGCGGGTGCCACCGATCGCCTTCGCGTACGACAGGGCGAGCGCGAGGCCGTCGCCGGTCGGGTCCTGCTCGACGGCGACCAGCGCCGGAACGCCCTTGCCGTCGACGTACTGACGGCGTACCAGGTGACCGGGGCCCTTCGGCGCGACCATGGCGACGGTCACGTCGGCCGGGGGCTTGATCAGCTCGAAGCGGATGTTGAGACCGTGGCCGAAGAACAGCGCCTTGCCGGCGGTCAGGTTCGGCTCGATCGACTCGGTGTAGATCTTGCGCTGGGCGGTGTCCGGCGCCAGCACCATGATCACGTCGGCCCAGGCCGACGCCTCGGCCGGGGTCAGCACCTTGAGCCCCTGCTCCTCGGCCTTGGCGCGGCTCTTGGAGCCCTCCTTCAGGCCGATGACGACCTCCACGCCGGAGTCCCGCAGCGACAGCGAGTGGGCGTGGCCCTGGCTGCCGTAGCCGATCACGGCGACCTTCTTGCCCTGGATGACGGACAGGTCGGCGTCGTCGTCGTAGAAGGTTTCGACGGACATGACTTCCTCTCGATTGAGCCAAGAGCGGCTTGGCCGCACTGCAGCAAAAAGCGGTGGCTGGATCAGGCCGCGCGCAACGCGGGGCCGGTGGTGATGGAACGCGACCCGCGGCCGATGGCCACGAGACCGGACTGCACCATTTCCTTGATGCCGTACGGCTCGAGGTCACGCAGCAGCGCGTCAAGCTTGTCGGGGTTGCCGGTCGCCTCGATCGTGAGGGTGTCCGGGGCGACGTCGATCACCTTGGCCCGGAAGAGCTCGACGGTCTCGAGCACCTGGCTGCGGGTGGCCCGTTCGGCGCGCACCTTGACCAGCAGGAGCTCGCGCTGGACCGACTGCTGCTGGTCCAGCTCGACGATCTTCAGGACGTTCACCAGCTTGTTGAGCTGCTTGGTCACCTGCTCCAGGGGTGAGGAGTCGGCGTTGACCACGATCGTGATGCGGGAGACGTCCGGGTTCTCCGTCTCGCCCACCGCCAGCGAGTCGATGTTGAAGCTGCGCCGGGAGAAGAGCCCGCTGACCCGGGCCAGCACGCCGGGCTTGTTCTCCACCAGCACCGAGAGGGTGTGCTTGTTCTGGCTGCTCACAGATCGTCCTCTTCGAAGTTGGGGCGCAGGTCCCGGGCGTGCATGATCTCGTCGTTGCTGGTGCCGGCCGCGACCATCGGCCACACCATGGCGTCCTTGCCGACCGTGAAGTCGATGACCACCGGCCGGTCGTCGATGTCCATGGCCGCCTTGATGGTGGCGTCGACGTCGGCCTTGGACTCGCAGCGCAGCCCGACGCAGCCCAGCGCCTCGGCCAGCTTCACGAAGTCGGGGATGCGGTGCTTGTGGGTGCCCAGCTCGGTGTTGGAGTAGCGGCCGTCGTAGAACAGGGTCTGCCACTGCCGCACCATGCCGAGGTTGCCGTTGTTGATCACGGCGACCTTGATCGGGATGCCCTCCAGCGCACAGGTGGCCAGCTCCTGATTGGTCATCTGGAAGCAGCCGTCCCCGTCGATCGCCCACACCGCCGTGTCCGGCCGGCCGACCTTGGCGCCCATCGCGGCGGGCACCGCGTAGCCCATGGTCCCGGCGCCGCCGGAGTTGAGCCAGGTGCCCGGCTTCTCGTACTTGATGAACTGCGACGCCCACATCTGGTGCTGACCGACGCCGGCCACGTAGATCGCGTCGGGGCCGATCAGCTCGCCGATCCGCTCGATCACGTACTGCGGGGCGAGGGTGCCGTCGGTCGGCTCCTCGTAGCCCAGCGGGTAGCGCTCCCGCAGGTCGTTGAGCTGCGCCCACCACGGGTCGTACGAGCCGGTGCCGTTCGCGCCGGCGGAGACCGCGGCGATCAGCTCGTCGATCACGTGCCGCGCGTCGCCCACGATCGGGACGTCCGCGTGCCGGTTCTTGCCGATCTCGGCCGGGTCGATGTCGGCGTGCACGATCTTGGCGTCCGGGGCGAAGGTGTCGACCCGGCCGGTGACCCGGTCGTCGAAGCGGGCGCCGAGCGTCACCAGCAGGTCCGCCTTCTGCAGCGCGTACACCGCCGGGACCGTGCCGTGCATGCCGGGCATGCCCAGGTGCTGCGGGTGCGAGTCGGGGAACGCGCCGAGCGCCATCAGCGTGGTGACCACCGGGATACCGGTCAGCTCGGCCAGCTTGCGCAGCCCGTCGGTGGCACCGGCCTTGAGCACGCCGCCGCCGACGTACAGCACCGGGCGCTTGGCCGCGGCGATCAGCCGGGCCGCCTCGCGGATCTGCTTGCCGTGCGGGTGCAGCGTGGGCCGGTAACCGGGCAGGTCCAGCGTCGGCGGCCAGGAGAACGTGGTCTGTGCCTGCTGGACGTCCTTGGGAATGTCGACCAGCACCGGGCCGGGCCGGCCGGTCGAGGCCAGGTGGAACGCCTCCGCGAGGACCTGAGGGATCTCCTCGGGGTCCTGGATCAGGAAGTTGTGCTTCGTGATCGGCAGCGTGATGCCCTGGATGTCGGCTTCCTGGAAGGCGTCCGTGCCGATGGCGGCCCGGGAGACCTGCCCGGTGATCGCCACGATCGGCACCGAGTCCATGTAGGCGTCGGCGATCGCGGTCACCAGGTTGGTCGCGCCCGGTCCGGAGGTGGCGATGCACACGCCCACCTTGCCGGTGGCCTGGGCGTAACCGGTCGCGGCGTGGCCGGCGCCCTGCTCGTGCCGGACCAGGATGTGCCGGACCGTGGAGTCGTACAGCGGGTCGTAGGCCGGCAGGATCGTCCCGCCGGGGATGCCGAACGCCACCTCGACGCCGAGCGCCTCGAGCGACCGCACAAGGGAGCCGGCCCCGGTGACCGGGATCGGGCCCGTGGCTACGGCGGGGGCCGCGGCGGCGGCCGCGACCGAGGCGGGGGTGGCGCGGTTGGCGAGGGTCTCTGGCGTGGGTCTGGTCATGGCTATTCGGCCTTCACTTGAGTTCCGGTGTCGTTACTCGCGCAACAAAAAAGGCCCGCGT includes:
- the mpgS gene encoding mannosyl-3-phosphoglycerate synthase — translated: MRLADSFRSERFGAVRIHELQRVIELDSGAVHDTGQPNLSAGSRVVPPEAMRAVESQMVIVVPCMNETRSVIEGVLSGIPHDCLIVLVSNSDRRPVDRYEIESQTLEQFCRLAGRSAVAVHQKDPGLAAAFKAAGMEELIGDDGLVRNGKGEAMLIGMAVAAMTGRRYLGYVDADNYVPGAVNEYCKAYAAGLHLADSPYSMVRISWHSKPKLRDGRLFFSRKGRSSQITNEWLNKFLAEYSGFGTEVIATGNAGEHAMSLELGLKLRLAGGFAVEPYEYMDVFEQFGGVLESSDPDVMAGSVPILQIETRNPHFHDNKGEEHVQGMRMQALNVIYHSPVTLPAVRQAIIEFMVAQGALEVGQEPPRERVYPPVGSLDLELLYDGLDAEALSFRQFDGRASNGLTPAPPVPRHAIPHLKV
- the ilvC gene encoding ketol-acid reductoisomerase, translated to MSVETFYDDDADLSVIQGKKVAVIGYGSQGHAHSLSLRDSGVEVVIGLKEGSKSRAKAEEQGLKVLTPAEASAWADVIMVLAPDTAQRKIYTESIEPNLTAGKALFFGHGLNIRFELIKPPADVTVAMVAPKGPGHLVRRQYVDGKGVPALVAVEQDPTGDGLALALSYAKAIGGTRAGVIKTTFKEETETDLFGEQAVLCGGTAALVQTGFEVLTEAGYAPEIAYFECLHELKLIVDLMYEGGIQRMRYSISDTAEFGDYTRGPRVINASVKEEMKKILSEIQSGQFTRELIEDDEAGGPLLAKYREQGTQHPIEITGGKLRGMMSWVDRPITETA
- the ilvN gene encoding acetolactate synthase small subunit, encoding MSSQNKHTLSVLVENKPGVLARVSGLFSRRSFNIDSLAVGETENPDVSRITIVVNADSSPLEQVTKQLNKLVNVLKIVELDQQQSVQRELLLVKVRAERATRSQVLETVELFRAKVIDVAPDTLTIEATGNPDKLDALLRDLEPYGIKEMVQSGLVAIGRGSRSITTGPALRAA
- a CDS encoding acetolactate synthase large subunit, which translates into the protein MTRPTPETLANRATPASVAAAAAAPAVATGPIPVTGAGSLVRSLEALGVEVAFGIPGGTILPAYDPLYDSTVRHILVRHEQGAGHAATGYAQATGKVGVCIATSGPGATNLVTAIADAYMDSVPIVAITGQVSRAAIGTDAFQEADIQGITLPITKHNFLIQDPEEIPQVLAEAFHLASTGRPGPVLVDIPKDVQQAQTTFSWPPTLDLPGYRPTLHPHGKQIREAARLIAAAKRPVLYVGGGVLKAGATDGLRKLAELTGIPVVTTLMALGAFPDSHPQHLGMPGMHGTVPAVYALQKADLLVTLGARFDDRVTGRVDTFAPDAKIVHADIDPAEIGKNRHADVPIVGDARHVIDELIAAVSAGANGTGSYDPWWAQLNDLRERYPLGYEEPTDGTLAPQYVIERIGELIGPDAIYVAGVGQHQMWASQFIKYEKPGTWLNSGGAGTMGYAVPAAMGAKVGRPDTAVWAIDGDGCFQMTNQELATCALEGIPIKVAVINNGNLGMVRQWQTLFYDGRYSNTELGTHKHRIPDFVKLAEALGCVGLRCESKADVDATIKAAMDIDDRPVVIDFTVGKDAMVWPMVAAGTSNDEIMHARDLRPNFEEDDL